CGATCCAATGTGGTAAAGCACACTTCGGTGCACATCAGACATTAGGTGCTGATCCGCTCAATTTAGGGTTTGTGAAAAATATCGGCGGTAGCGCAGCAGGCAATCCCGCTTCCTACTTCGCCGAAAAAGATTTTGGATATAACCCTGACCGTTATATCGTGCAGGCAGATATTCCCGGCATGAAAAAATACTGGGGTACCGAAACTTTCCTGACAGAAGACCTCACACAGGAAGCCATGCTGGCAATGGATACCGCCCAATTAAAGCAACAGCCTTTCTTCCTGTACATGTCGCACTACGCGGTACATCTCCCCTATAATGCCGACAAAAGGTTTATCCAGAAATACCTGGATATGGGATTAACCAACCACGAAGCGGCGTATGCTGCCCTGGTAGAAGGTATGGATCAAAGCCTGGGCGAGCTGATGGACTATCTCGACAAACACGATCTAACCAGCAACACTATCATTATTTTCATGTCAGACAATGGCGGCTTCTCTCATCCTCCCCGGCAGGGTGCCCCCAACTCGCAGAATTATCCGTTGCGCGGTGGCAAAGGTTCCTTGTATGAAGGCGGTGTAAGAGAACCCATGATGGTGCGCTGGAACGGTGTTACCAAACCCGGAAGCGTTTCCAGTCAGTATATGATCATCGAAGATTTTTATCCTACTATCCTGGAAATGGCAGGAATAAAAAAGTATAAGACCGTACAGAAAGTAGATGGACAAAGCATCCGGCCGTATTTAAAAGATGCCGGTTTGCAGGATAATAAACGTGCGCTTGTATGGAATTTCCCCAACGATTGGGCTGGTGGCAACCTCGGCGTAGATAATTCCTGGATGACCGCTGTAAGACAAGGCGACTGGAAACTCATCTATTTTGAAAAATATGGCAGGCTGGAATTGTATAACCTGAAAGATGATATCAAAGAAGAACATGATCTCGCCAAAACAAATCCCGGCAAAACAAAAGAAATGGCAAAATTATTAACCCGGAAATTAAAGGGTTATGATGCGCAAATGCCGGTATACAGGGAAACGAATAAAGTAGTCCCATACCCGGACCAGGATTAAACAGATAAAAGGATTAACCGGATGGGCGTTTTGTTATATTTATAAAAAGATTGCCGGAGATAAAAGCGGGATGACGCTGATATCTCCGGCAATCTTTTTTATCTTTTTATACTTAACAAAACACCCATCCGGTTAATCCTTTTATCTGTTTAATCCTGGTTCTGGTTATCTTTGGCGGATGGATTATTTCAAAAAGCTACTGGATTTACTGAAGAAAGAGCGGGAAGAGGACCAGCAATCTTACCTGAAACTAACCGAAACCACCACTGTATCGCAGCGAAGGGCCAATGGCCTCACCTGGTATCCTATTGCCATCAGGGGTTCGGAAGTGGGCCGGGGAGACTATCTCACAGTAGAAGTGGAGCGTACCACGCACCAGGATATTGCTCATCAACTCCGTTTTGGCGTATCAGCAGTGCTTTTTTCCAACCATGATCCAAAAAAAGACCGCGTAGAAGGCACCATTACTTACCAGGGTGGCAACCGGCTTAAAATTACCTTACGCACCGAAGAATTGCCTGAATGGGCCAATGACGGAAAGTTAGGGATCGATCTGCTTTTTGATGACAACAGTTATGATGAAATGCAGAACGCCGTAAAACAGGCTGCCGTTCTCCACGAAAAAGCGGAAGAAGGCCGCCTGATAAAAATCCTGACAGGTGAAAAATCTCCCTCCTTTCAAACTGATATTCCTGCTTTTACAAATCAAAAATTAAATGCTTCGCAACAGGCGGCGGTAAATAAAATTTTGTCGGCCAATGACCTGGCTATTGTACACGGCCCTCCCGGTACCGGCAAAACCACTACCCTGGTGCAGGCCATCAAAGCCCTCATCAAACAGGAGCATCAGCAAATACTGGTAGTAGCGCCCAGTAATACCGCTGTTGACCTGCTGAGTGAAAAGTTATCGGATGAAGGACTCAATGTACTGCGTGTAGGCAATCCTGCACGGGTGTCGGAGCGGCTGATGTCATTGACGATGGATAGTAAAATGGCCGAGCATGCGCAGATGAAAGAAATCAAAAAGCTGAAGAAACAGGCCAACGAATTCAGGAATATGGCGCATAAATACAAACGCAGTTTTGGGAAAGCCGAACGCGAACAGCGCAAAGCCCTCTTTGATGAAGCGCATAAGATCATGAAAGAAGTAGGCAACACCGAACAATATATTATTGATGACCTGGTAGCCAAAGCACAGGTGATCACCGCCACACTCGTAGGCGCCAACCATTACACCGTGCGTAATGTCAAATATAAAACAGTGGTCATCGATGAAGCCGGACAGGCGCTTGAACCAGCCAGCTGGATTCCTGTTATAAAAGCGCAGAAAGTAATTTTAGCCGGCGATCATTGCCAGCTGTCGCCTACCGTAAAGTCGGAAGCAGCAGCCCGTAACGGATTAAGCACCACCCTCCTCGAAAAGTGTGTGGCCCTTCATCCGGAAGCCGTTGTTTTGCTGGAAGAACAATACCGCATGAACGAAATGATCATGGGTTATTCTGCTGCCATATTTTATGGAGATAAATTAAAAGCACATGCTTCCGTAGCACAGCATCTGTTATTTTCAACAGACACGCCCCTCGCTTTTATAGATACCGCCGGCTGTGGCTTTGAAGAAAAATCTGAAGGCACCAGCACCACCAATCCGGAAGAAGCCGCATTTCTATTCAAACATTTAACGCAGCTTGTGACGGAACTGGGTAGCCATTATCAACCAAAAGATTTTCCTACGATCGCTATTATCTCTCCCTACAAACAACAAATTCATATACTGAAGGAGCAGCTGTTACATTCACCGGTGCTACTGGCTTATGGAGATAAAATAGCGGTCAATACGATTGATAGTTTTCAGGGACAGGAGCGCGATATTGTATACATCAGCATGACGCGCAGCAATACAGAAGGCAAGATCGGCTTCCTCTCCGATATCCGCCGCATGAATGTAGCGATGACAAGGGCGCGGAAAAAGCTGGTGGTGATCGGTGATAGCGGCACCCTATCGCGCTTGCCGTTTTACGCTGATTTTATTACTTATACGGAGCATAAAGATGCTTATAAAAGTGCCTGGGAATTTGTAGATAATTAAATAATTCACAAACATGAAATGCCACCTGACGACCCGCAGGGTCATCCTGTTTTGCATAATAAGCCTCTTTACAGCTACCGGCATCAAAGGACAGGCATCCGGGCCCGCATTCAAAGTTATCGCCTTTTTCACGGCCAGGAACGACCAGGCGCATATCAGTTTCGTACATGAGGCCAACAAATGGTTTCCGGAAATAGCGAAACAATATCACTTCACTTATGATACCACCAGTAACTGGCATAACTTGAATGAACAGTTTCTGTCACAATACCAGGTGGTTCTTTTTTTGGATACCCGTCCCGATGATCCGGCGCAACGTGCAGCATTCAAAAAGTATATGGAAAATGGCGGCGCCTGGATGGGGTTTCATTTTGCCGGGTTCGCGCTTACTCCTTCTGATTTCCCGCAGAACTGGAACTGGTACCATGATACATTCATAGGCGCCGGCTCTTATGTCAGTAACACCTGGCGCCCTACGGCTGCCATTTTACGGGTGGAAGACCGGCAACACCCCGCCACAAAGGGCCTGCCGGAAACATTCAAATCTTCCCCG
The Chitinophaga sp. MM2321 DNA segment above includes these coding regions:
- a CDS encoding sulfatase: MKAKLKIGGVCAALLVSCSTMAQQPAQKSPNVIFFLVDDMGWQDTSVPFWDSVTTSNKKFHTPSMERLAATSMKFTNAYAASVCTPSRVSLLTGMNVARHRVSNWIHLRNKPVDQKDSVLDIPEWNVNGLSPESTQERSVHATPLPQILKDNGYYTIQCGKAHFGAHQTLGADPLNLGFVKNIGGSAAGNPASYFAEKDFGYNPDRYIVQADIPGMKKYWGTETFLTEDLTQEAMLAMDTAQLKQQPFFLYMSHYAVHLPYNADKRFIQKYLDMGLTNHEAAYAALVEGMDQSLGELMDYLDKHDLTSNTIIIFMSDNGGFSHPPRQGAPNSQNYPLRGGKGSLYEGGVREPMMVRWNGVTKPGSVSSQYMIIEDFYPTILEMAGIKKYKTVQKVDGQSIRPYLKDAGLQDNKRALVWNFPNDWAGGNLGVDNSWMTAVRQGDWKLIYFEKYGRLELYNLKDDIKEEHDLAKTNPGKTKEMAKLLTRKLKGYDAQMPVYRETNKVVPYPDQD
- a CDS encoding AAA domain-containing protein, with product MDYFKKLLDLLKKEREEDQQSYLKLTETTTVSQRRANGLTWYPIAIRGSEVGRGDYLTVEVERTTHQDIAHQLRFGVSAVLFSNHDPKKDRVEGTITYQGGNRLKITLRTEELPEWANDGKLGIDLLFDDNSYDEMQNAVKQAAVLHEKAEEGRLIKILTGEKSPSFQTDIPAFTNQKLNASQQAAVNKILSANDLAIVHGPPGTGKTTTLVQAIKALIKQEHQQILVVAPSNTAVDLLSEKLSDEGLNVLRVGNPARVSERLMSLTMDSKMAEHAQMKEIKKLKKQANEFRNMAHKYKRSFGKAEREQRKALFDEAHKIMKEVGNTEQYIIDDLVAKAQVITATLVGANHYTVRNVKYKTVVIDEAGQALEPASWIPVIKAQKVILAGDHCQLSPTVKSEAAARNGLSTTLLEKCVALHPEAVVLLEEQYRMNEMIMGYSAAIFYGDKLKAHASVAQHLLFSTDTPLAFIDTAGCGFEEKSEGTSTTNPEEAAFLFKHLTQLVTELGSHYQPKDFPTIAIISPYKQQIHILKEQLLHSPVLLAYGDKIAVNTIDSFQGQERDIVYISMTRSNTEGKIGFLSDIRRMNVAMTRARKKLVVIGDSGTLSRLPFYADFITYTEHKDAYKSAWEFVDN
- a CDS encoding ThuA domain-containing protein, with amino-acid sequence MKCHLTTRRVILFCIISLFTATGIKGQASGPAFKVIAFFTARNDQAHISFVHEANKWFPEIAKQYHFTYDTTSNWHNLNEQFLSQYQVVLFLDTRPDDPAQRAAFKKYMENGGAWMGFHFAGFALTPSDFPQNWNWYHDTFIGAGSYVSNTWRPTAAILRVEDRQHPATKGLPETFKSSPNEWYRWSNDLRKNPDIDILLSIDASSFPLGTGPKQQEIWHSGYYPVVWTNKKYRMMYVNMGHNDIDYEHKTNKTLSFTFANEVQNKLIINSLLWLGGRK